A part of Gossypium hirsutum isolate 1008001.06 chromosome A07, Gossypium_hirsutum_v2.1, whole genome shotgun sequence genomic DNA contains:
- the LOC107888506 gene encoding SAL1 phosphatase-like isoform X3, with protein MPMLLGKMSYRFLHFPTLTSLSPLRRSSSSLFSFQNVQKALLQSDVQSETDKTPLTVADYGSQAVVSFVLQQELHAEFSLVAKEDSKDLRKDGAQEIIKRITKLVNDSLTSDGSYNITLSTEDVLKAIDSSISEGGCQGRYWVLDPIDGTKGHDCCREMFRFASNLLLFSIEGLIGEQKKWAT; from the exons ATGCCTATGCTTTTAGGAAAAATGTCTTACAGATTTTTACATTTTCCAACTCTCACCAGTCTTTCCCCCTTGCGCCGTTCTTCATCTTCCTTATTCTCCTTCCAG AATGTACAAAAGGCTTTGCTGCAATCAGATGTTCAATCCGAAACTGATAAAACTCCTCTAACAGTAGCTGATTATG GCTCACAGGCAGTGGTTAGTTTTGTGCTGCAGCAGGAACTTCATGCTGAATTCTCATTAGTTGCCAAGGAG GATTCTAAAGATCTTCGCAAAGATGGTGCCCAGGAAATAATAAAGCGCATTACAAAACTTGTGAACGATTCTTTAACTAGTGATGGATCATACAATATTACTTTATCCACAGAAGACGTTCTCAAGGCCATTGACAGTAGCATATCTGAAGGTGGTTGCCAAGGTCGATATTGGGTTTTAGATCCTATAGATGGTACTAAAGG CCATGACTGCTGCAGGGAGATGTTTAGATTTGCTTCCAATCTTTTGTTATTTAGTATAGAAGGATTGATTGGAGAGCAAAAAAAGTGGGCTACCTAA
- the LOC107888506 gene encoding SAL1 phosphatase-like isoform X2, which yields MNIKTKAFFAVLILSSSMVEAKAFMLQSLMLILTKSLLLRKIISMNVQKALLQSDVQSETDKTPLTVADYGSQAVVSFVLQQELHAEFSLVAKEDSKDLRKDGAQEIIKRITKLVNDSLTSDGSYNITLSTEDVLKAIDSSISEGGCQGRYWVLDPIDGTKGHDCCREMFRFASNLLLFSIEGLIGEQKKWAT from the exons ATGAATATCAAAACCAAAGCTTTTTTCGCTGTTCTAATTCTTTCTTCTTCCATGGTGGAAGCGAAGGCCTTTATGCTTCAAAGCTTAATGTTGATCTTGACAAAAAGCCTTCTCCTGAGGAAAATCATCTCAATG AATGTACAAAAGGCTTTGCTGCAATCAGATGTTCAATCCGAAACTGATAAAACTCCTCTAACAGTAGCTGATTATG GCTCACAGGCAGTGGTTAGTTTTGTGCTGCAGCAGGAACTTCATGCTGAATTCTCATTAGTTGCCAAGGAG GATTCTAAAGATCTTCGCAAAGATGGTGCCCAGGAAATAATAAAGCGCATTACAAAACTTGTGAACGATTCTTTAACTAGTGATGGATCATACAATATTACTTTATCCACAGAAGACGTTCTCAAGGCCATTGACAGTAGCATATCTGAAGGTGGTTGCCAAGGTCGATATTGGGTTTTAGATCCTATAGATGGTACTAAAGG CCATGACTGCTGCAGGGAGATGTTTAGATTTGCTTCCAATCTTTTGTTATTTAGTATAGAAGGATTGATTGGAGAGCAAAAAAAGTGGGCTACCTAA
- the LOC107888506 gene encoding SAL1 phosphatase-like isoform X5, protein MLQSLMLILTKSLLLRKIISMNVQKALLQSDVQSETDKTPLTVADYGSQAVVSFVLQQELHAEFSLVAKEDSKDLRKDGAQEIIKRITKLVNDSLTSDGSYNITLSTEDVLKAIDSSISEGGCQGRYWVLDPIDGTKGHDCCREMFRFASNLLLFSIEGLIGEQKKWAT, encoded by the exons ATGCTTCAAAGCTTAATGTTGATCTTGACAAAAAGCCTTCTCCTGAGGAAAATCATCTCAATG AATGTACAAAAGGCTTTGCTGCAATCAGATGTTCAATCCGAAACTGATAAAACTCCTCTAACAGTAGCTGATTATG GCTCACAGGCAGTGGTTAGTTTTGTGCTGCAGCAGGAACTTCATGCTGAATTCTCATTAGTTGCCAAGGAG GATTCTAAAGATCTTCGCAAAGATGGTGCCCAGGAAATAATAAAGCGCATTACAAAACTTGTGAACGATTCTTTAACTAGTGATGGATCATACAATATTACTTTATCCACAGAAGACGTTCTCAAGGCCATTGACAGTAGCATATCTGAAGGTGGTTGCCAAGGTCGATATTGGGTTTTAGATCCTATAGATGGTACTAAAGG CCATGACTGCTGCAGGGAGATGTTTAGATTTGCTTCCAATCTTTTGTTATTTAGTATAGAAGGATTGATTGGAGAGCAAAAAAAGTGGGCTACCTAA
- the LOC107888506 gene encoding SAL1 phosphatase-like isoform X1, whose translation MPMLLGKMSYRFLHFPTLTSLSPLRRSSSSLFSFQAFMLQSLMLILTKSLLLRKIISMNVQKALLQSDVQSETDKTPLTVADYGSQAVVSFVLQQELHAEFSLVAKEDSKDLRKDGAQEIIKRITKLVNDSLTSDGSYNITLSTEDVLKAIDSSISEGGCQGRYWVLDPIDGTKGHDCCREMFRFASNLLLFSIEGLIGEQKKWAT comes from the exons ATGCCTATGCTTTTAGGAAAAATGTCTTACAGATTTTTACATTTTCCAACTCTCACCAGTCTTTCCCCCTTGCGCCGTTCTTCATCTTCCTTATTCTCCTTCCAG GCCTTTATGCTTCAAAGCTTAATGTTGATCTTGACAAAAAGCCTTCTCCTGAGGAAAATCATCTCAATG AATGTACAAAAGGCTTTGCTGCAATCAGATGTTCAATCCGAAACTGATAAAACTCCTCTAACAGTAGCTGATTATG GCTCACAGGCAGTGGTTAGTTTTGTGCTGCAGCAGGAACTTCATGCTGAATTCTCATTAGTTGCCAAGGAG GATTCTAAAGATCTTCGCAAAGATGGTGCCCAGGAAATAATAAAGCGCATTACAAAACTTGTGAACGATTCTTTAACTAGTGATGGATCATACAATATTACTTTATCCACAGAAGACGTTCTCAAGGCCATTGACAGTAGCATATCTGAAGGTGGTTGCCAAGGTCGATATTGGGTTTTAGATCCTATAGATGGTACTAAAGG CCATGACTGCTGCAGGGAGATGTTTAGATTTGCTTCCAATCTTTTGTTATTTAGTATAGAAGGATTGATTGGAGAGCAAAAAAAGTGGGCTACCTAA
- the LOC107888506 gene encoding SAL1 phosphatase-like isoform X4 — protein sequence MPMLLGKMSYRFLHFPTLTSLSPLRRSSSSLFSFQAFMLQSLMLILTKSLLLRKIISMNVQKALLQSDVQSETDKTPLTVADYGSQAVVSFVLQQELHAEFSLVAKEDSKDLRKDGAQEIIKRITKLVNDSLTSDGSYNITLSTEDVLKAIDSSISEGGCQGRYWVLDPIDGTKGCK from the exons ATGCCTATGCTTTTAGGAAAAATGTCTTACAGATTTTTACATTTTCCAACTCTCACCAGTCTTTCCCCCTTGCGCCGTTCTTCATCTTCCTTATTCTCCTTCCAG GCCTTTATGCTTCAAAGCTTAATGTTGATCTTGACAAAAAGCCTTCTCCTGAGGAAAATCATCTCAATG AATGTACAAAAGGCTTTGCTGCAATCAGATGTTCAATCCGAAACTGATAAAACTCCTCTAACAGTAGCTGATTATG GCTCACAGGCAGTGGTTAGTTTTGTGCTGCAGCAGGAACTTCATGCTGAATTCTCATTAGTTGCCAAGGAG GATTCTAAAGATCTTCGCAAAGATGGTGCCCAGGAAATAATAAAGCGCATTACAAAACTTGTGAACGATTCTTTAACTAGTGATGGATCATACAATATTACTTTATCCACAGAAGACGTTCTCAAGGCCATTGACAGTAGCATATCTGAAGGTGGTTGCCAAGGTCGATATTGGGTTTTAGATCCTATAGATGGTACTAAAGG GTGCAAGTAA